One window of Acidobacteriaceae bacterium genomic DNA carries:
- a CDS encoding phosphatase PAP2 family protein, with protein MFGFARITLTAFLLFAPALLAQDTQQPQPQTAAPKQETPQPQTNPATQANLPNAPSSLITAKPHGQGKVPLEDIPHPRVTLVRVPLNIAGDTYRIFTSPIYIRPADLKWILPMAAATGVALSQDSHVARNIVSHDPGFNNANDNVSYDLLYGYIAGSVTMYGTGLFTHNDHIQETGLLSGQAMVDAYIFDEVIKLSTFRERPTAATNYDGKFYQTSAGIDSSFISGHSINVWSAAAVMAAEYPSPWKQAAFYTAATATSLNRVLAEKHFPTDVLLGSAAGWMIGHYVVRAHHHHPIYRHHGNQPTQ; from the coding sequence ATGTTCGGTTTCGCCCGCATTACGCTTACGGCCTTTCTTCTCTTCGCCCCCGCTCTTCTCGCACAGGACACTCAACAGCCGCAGCCCCAAACTGCCGCACCGAAACAGGAAACCCCGCAGCCCCAGACAAACCCGGCCACTCAGGCCAATCTGCCCAACGCGCCGTCCTCGCTCATCACCGCCAAGCCGCACGGCCAGGGCAAGGTTCCCCTCGAAGACATCCCGCACCCACGCGTCACGCTCGTCCGTGTTCCGCTCAACATCGCCGGTGACACGTACCGCATCTTCACCTCGCCCATCTACATACGCCCCGCCGACCTCAAGTGGATCCTCCCCATGGCCGCCGCCACTGGCGTCGCCCTTTCCCAGGACAGCCACGTAGCTCGCAACATTGTCAGCCACGACCCCGGCTTCAACAACGCCAACGACAACGTCTCCTACGACCTCCTCTACGGCTACATCGCGGGCTCCGTAACCATGTACGGCACCGGCCTCTTCACCCACAACGACCACATCCAGGAGACTGGCCTCCTTTCCGGTCAGGCCATGGTCGACGCCTACATCTTCGACGAGGTCATCAAGCTGTCCACCTTCCGCGAACGGCCCACCGCCGCGACCAACTACGACGGCAAGTTCTACCAGACCTCCGCCGGCATCGACTCCTCCTTCATCTCCGGCCACTCCATCAACGTATGGTCCGCCGCTGCCGTCATGGCAGCCGAGTACCCGAGCCCCTGGAAGCAGGCCGCCTTCTACACCGCGGCGACCGCAACCTCCCTCAACCGCGTCCTCGCTGAAAAACACTTCCCCACCGACGTCCTCCTCGGCTCCGCCGCCGGCTGGATGATCGGCCACTACGTAGTCCGCGCCCACCACCACCACCCCATCTACCGCCACCACGGCAACCAGCCAACGCAATAA
- a CDS encoding alpha/beta hydrolase: MVNGVRLWYKVAGSGQPGEAPLVYLHGGPGYNSYSFEKTIGQRLERHVQIIYLDERGSGRSERPWGGDYTLSSFVEDLEGLRSSLGLSQISIMGHSFGGTIALEYAARYPSHVQKLIIVDGAADLPAAFGVWRQEIEQRYPQEWAAALKSAAGAQMLAAEKGSDACAVAKPEFNVEMSVLQKVDSNEFHHWQQFHDQRFEKEQEALDASSGLKNTGEIGRIYFDSTSQFPCYRFAQASKLTMPTLVIAGKYDGAIGVEQMRALAASVNGSQFDEFDQSGHFPYAEEPSKFEHDVLAFLAQR; this comes from the coding sequence GTGGTCAACGGGGTGCGGCTCTGGTACAAGGTTGCCGGATCCGGTCAGCCCGGCGAAGCTCCACTGGTGTATCTTCACGGCGGCCCGGGTTATAACAGCTACAGCTTTGAGAAGACCATCGGGCAGAGGCTCGAGCGGCACGTTCAGATCATTTATCTGGACGAGCGCGGATCCGGGCGCAGCGAACGGCCGTGGGGCGGAGATTACACGCTGAGCTCGTTTGTCGAGGACCTTGAGGGGCTTCGCAGCAGCCTCGGCTTGTCGCAGATTTCGATTATGGGCCACAGCTTCGGGGGGACGATCGCGCTGGAGTATGCAGCGCGCTATCCCAGTCATGTGCAGAAGCTCATCATTGTTGATGGAGCGGCGGACCTTCCGGCAGCTTTCGGAGTCTGGCGACAGGAGATAGAGCAGCGTTATCCGCAGGAGTGGGCCGCAGCGTTGAAGAGCGCGGCCGGGGCGCAGATGCTCGCGGCCGAGAAGGGAAGCGACGCCTGCGCTGTCGCGAAGCCTGAGTTCAATGTGGAGATGAGTGTGCTCCAAAAAGTCGACTCAAACGAGTTTCATCATTGGCAGCAGTTCCACGATCAGCGGTTTGAGAAAGAGCAAGAGGCGCTTGACGCAAGCAGCGGACTGAAGAACACAGGCGAGATCGGGCGCATCTACTTTGATTCGACAAGCCAGTTTCCGTGCTATCGATTCGCGCAGGCGTCAAAGCTGACGATGCCAACACTGGTGATTGCAGGCAAGTACGATGGCGCCATCGGGGTCGAGCAGATGCGTGCACTGGCTGCCAGTGTTAATGGTTCACAGTTCGACGAGTTTGATCAGAGTGGTCATTTCCCATATGCGGAAGAGCCGAGCAAATTCGAGCACGATGTCTTGGCTTTTCTGGCGCAACGGTAA
- the hpnA gene encoding hopanoid-associated sugar epimerase: MKIFITGATGFVGSHVARMAAEQGAEIRLLTRKTSRIENLPKNAEVVHGDLRDPVKFAAALRGCDALIHVAADYRLWVPDPAEMYKANVDGTRELLKLAREAGVRRVVYTSSVATMGFRKDASVVDEETPVSEADMIGHYKRSKWMAEQEAIAAARAGQEVVILNPTTPVGSMDVKPTPTGRIIVDFLNRKFPAYVETGLNLVDVEEIARMHLAALERGRFGERYILGGENLTLKQILDRLAAMTGLPSPTMKVPHGVAMAFAFFDETVTGKLRGKEPRATVEAVRMGKKMMWASSAKAERELGWRVVPVDDALRQAVRWFVEKGYAPKPPQMASV; the protein is encoded by the coding sequence ATGAAGATTTTCATTACGGGAGCCACTGGATTTGTTGGGTCGCATGTGGCGAGGATGGCGGCGGAGCAGGGGGCTGAGATTCGGCTGCTGACGCGCAAGACTTCGCGAATAGAGAATCTGCCGAAGAATGCGGAGGTTGTGCACGGGGACCTGCGCGACCCGGTGAAGTTTGCGGCGGCGCTGCGCGGGTGCGATGCGCTGATTCATGTGGCGGCGGATTACAGGCTGTGGGTGCCTGATCCCGCGGAGATGTATAAGGCGAACGTTGACGGAACGCGGGAGCTGTTGAAGTTGGCGCGCGAAGCGGGCGTGCGGCGCGTAGTGTACACGTCGAGCGTGGCGACGATGGGGTTTCGCAAGGATGCGTCGGTCGTGGATGAAGAGACGCCGGTGAGCGAAGCGGACATGATCGGCCACTACAAGCGGTCGAAGTGGATGGCGGAGCAGGAGGCGATTGCGGCGGCGCGTGCGGGGCAGGAGGTTGTGATTCTGAATCCGACGACTCCGGTGGGCTCGATGGATGTGAAGCCGACGCCAACGGGGAGGATCATCGTCGATTTTCTGAATCGCAAGTTTCCGGCGTATGTCGAGACAGGGTTGAACCTGGTTGATGTTGAGGAGATTGCGCGGATGCATCTTGCGGCGCTTGAGCGCGGCCGATTTGGCGAGCGCTACATTCTTGGCGGAGAGAATCTCACGCTGAAGCAGATTCTCGACAGGCTGGCAGCGATGACGGGGTTGCCGTCGCCGACGATGAAGGTACCGCATGGGGTGGCGATGGCGTTTGCGTTCTTCGACGAGACGGTGACGGGGAAGCTGCGCGGCAAGGAGCCGAGGGCGACCGTTGAGGCCGTGCGGATGGGGAAGAAAATGATGTGGGCGAGCTCGGCGAAGGCGGAGCGGGAGCTGGGGTGGCGGGTGGTTCCGGTGGACGATGCGCTACGCCAGGCGGTGCGGTGGTTCGTCGAGAAGGGCTATGCGCCGAAGCCGCCGCAGATGGCTTCCGTTTGA
- a CDS encoding 4-hydroxy-3-methylbut-2-enyl diphosphate reductase translates to MPSPVAAPIDTDNLTSASAEKRILLLKPRGFCAGVVRAIDIVRIALETFGAPIYVRKEIVHNSYVVNDLAQKGAIFVNELDEVPEGQRVIYSAHGVSPAVRARAKERGLKVIDATCPLVTKVHVEAIKFAKQGYSLILVGHRDHEEVEGTQGEAPDVTQVVSTAAEVESLVVPDPNKVAYLTQTTLSLDEAGTMIQALKKKFPNIMGPHAQDICYATENRQTAVKNVAHGADVVLVVGSRNSSNSNRLVEVSRNLGTSSYLIDKADDIRPEWLEGAASVAITAGASAPEILVQDVVRFLQGKGYGSVEEVEVMPENVRFGLPPEIVQAIAAAPKPAAAAV, encoded by the coding sequence GTGCCTAGTCCTGTAGCTGCGCCCATCGATACAGACAATTTGACCTCCGCCTCCGCTGAAAAGCGCATCCTGCTTTTGAAGCCCCGGGGCTTCTGCGCCGGCGTGGTGCGGGCGATCGATATCGTGCGGATTGCGCTGGAGACCTTTGGCGCGCCAATTTATGTCCGCAAAGAGATTGTCCATAACAGCTATGTTGTGAACGACTTGGCGCAGAAGGGCGCTATCTTCGTCAACGAGCTGGACGAGGTTCCGGAGGGTCAGCGCGTGATTTACTCCGCGCATGGCGTGTCGCCGGCTGTCCGGGCACGGGCAAAGGAGCGCGGGCTGAAGGTCATCGACGCGACCTGCCCGTTGGTGACGAAGGTCCACGTGGAGGCGATCAAGTTCGCTAAGCAGGGGTACTCGCTGATTCTTGTGGGACATAGGGACCACGAAGAGGTTGAGGGAACGCAGGGCGAGGCTCCGGACGTGACCCAGGTCGTGTCAACGGCGGCCGAGGTGGAATCGCTGGTGGTTCCCGACCCGAATAAGGTGGCGTACCTGACCCAGACGACGCTCTCGCTTGACGAGGCCGGGACGATGATCCAGGCGCTCAAGAAGAAGTTCCCGAACATCATGGGGCCGCACGCGCAGGACATCTGCTATGCGACCGAGAACCGCCAGACGGCGGTGAAGAATGTGGCCCACGGCGCGGACGTGGTGCTGGTTGTGGGATCGAGGAACAGCTCGAACTCAAACCGCCTGGTTGAGGTTTCGCGGAACCTGGGGACGAGCTCCTATCTGATCGACAAAGCTGACGACATCAGGCCGGAGTGGCTGGAGGGCGCGGCGTCTGTGGCAATTACGGCCGGGGCTTCGGCGCCGGAGATCCTGGTGCAGGATGTGGTGCGTTTCCTGCAGGGCAAGGGTTATGGTTCGGTCGAAGAGGTTGAAGTAATGCCGGAGAACGTCCGGTTCGGACTTCCGCCGGAGATAGTGCAGGCGATCGCCGCCGCGCCAAAGCCGGCAGCGGCCGCAGTGTAA
- the hpnH gene encoding adenosyl-hopene transferase HpnH — translation MAVPVSQAWTVATYVLKQKIKGRKRYPLVLMLEPLFRCNLACAGCGKIQYPPHILKAQLTPEQCFKAVEECGAPMVSIPGGEPLLHPQMPEIVAGLVARKKYVYMCTNALLLKEKLHLFTPSKYLSFSVHLDGEKEHHDFSVCREGGWDIAMEGIKAAVAAGFRVTTNTTLFDGADPNSVRRHFDQMMEAGVESMMVSPGYTYDKAPDQQHFLGKARSRKLFRMILSNRKKSWEFNTHPLFSEYLMGKRDFECTPWGMPAYSIFGWQKPCYLLQDGYADTYQELLDATEWANYGAKSGNPQCANCMVHSGHEASAVDYNFGSIKGFLTTAKKYMFKSMYPDDGAMKMLNEWKPAGHGPLVQIAAPVVVTTSVNENLTSVAGD, via the coding sequence ATGGCTGTACCGGTATCGCAGGCGTGGACAGTTGCGACGTACGTGCTGAAACAAAAAATCAAGGGCCGCAAGCGGTATCCGCTCGTCCTGATGCTGGAGCCGCTGTTCCGCTGCAACTTGGCATGCGCGGGGTGCGGAAAGATTCAGTATCCGCCGCACATCCTGAAGGCGCAGCTGACGCCGGAGCAGTGCTTCAAGGCCGTTGAGGAATGCGGTGCGCCGATGGTGTCGATTCCGGGCGGCGAGCCGCTGCTGCATCCGCAGATGCCGGAGATCGTGGCTGGCCTGGTCGCGCGCAAGAAGTATGTGTACATGTGCACCAATGCGCTGCTGCTGAAGGAGAAGCTGCATCTCTTTACGCCGTCGAAGTACCTGAGCTTTTCGGTGCATCTGGATGGCGAGAAGGAGCATCACGATTTTTCCGTGTGCCGCGAGGGTGGATGGGACATCGCGATGGAGGGCATTAAAGCCGCCGTGGCTGCAGGTTTCCGCGTGACGACGAACACGACGCTGTTTGATGGAGCGGATCCGAATTCGGTGCGTCGGCATTTCGATCAGATGATGGAAGCGGGCGTTGAGTCGATGATGGTGAGCCCGGGCTATACATATGACAAGGCTCCGGACCAGCAGCACTTCCTGGGCAAGGCGCGGTCACGCAAGCTGTTCCGGATGATTTTGTCGAACCGCAAGAAGAGCTGGGAGTTCAACACGCACCCGCTGTTCAGCGAATACCTGATGGGCAAGCGCGATTTCGAGTGCACGCCCTGGGGTATGCCGGCGTACTCGATCTTCGGGTGGCAGAAGCCGTGCTACCTGCTGCAGGATGGCTACGCGGATACGTACCAGGAGTTACTGGACGCGACAGAGTGGGCGAACTACGGAGCGAAGAGCGGCAATCCGCAATGCGCGAACTGCATGGTGCACTCCGGGCATGAGGCGAGCGCGGTGGATTACAACTTCGGGTCGATCAAGGGATTTTTGACGACGGCGAAGAAGTACATGTTCAAGTCGATGTATCCAGACGATGGCGCGATGAAGATGCTGAACGAGTGGAAACCTGCGGGCCATGGGCCGCTGGTGCAGATTGCTGCGCCGGTTGTGGTGACGACTTCGGTGAATGAGAACCTGACCAGCGTGGCGGGAGACTAG
- the recN gene encoding DNA repair protein RecN: MLLELRAENYAVIDHAVAEFGTGLNLLTGETGAGKSILIDALVLLLGGKASSDVVRFGAEKAVVACVFESTPGAEQILEDNGIDPEGDEILLRREIGASGKGRVFVNNQPATVNVLRQLAPELALVHAQSETLVAFDAAQQRLLLDRFADLSTDEVSAGFAKWREVRERIEELRAAEADRLRLVDLWSFQAREIESAGIVDAEEDARLETEKRVLANAERLFTGANAALDLLYEAEVSAESLVGGALKHVEDLARFDERFRETAVSLNAAKASVEDAAATLRDFAGQVTASPERLGEIEDRLAALERLKRKYGPGLAQVVAFGEEVKGKLDELENREARLKELEVELGAAAKSYREAARRLSEQRVAAGKKLAKLAEKQINELAMNVRFTFDVTPEEAEQSWSASGWDRVEARIATNPGEPMKPLDEIASGGEMSRVMLALKVAVEDGAAGGKKRKTVLPRTLVFDEIDIGIGGRAAEAVGQKLKALARGQQVLCITHLPQIAAFADQHFLIEKTEHRGRTQTGVRRMEQSERVEEIARMLSGASLTETSRRHAEQMLAQSR, translated from the coding sequence ATGCTGCTGGAACTGCGCGCGGAAAACTATGCGGTGATTGATCATGCTGTGGCGGAGTTTGGCACTGGGCTGAACCTGCTGACGGGTGAGACGGGCGCGGGGAAATCGATCCTGATTGATGCGCTGGTGCTGCTGCTGGGTGGGAAGGCGTCGAGCGACGTGGTGCGGTTTGGCGCGGAGAAGGCGGTGGTGGCGTGCGTCTTCGAATCGACGCCCGGGGCAGAGCAGATTCTGGAGGATAACGGAATCGATCCTGAGGGCGACGAGATTCTGCTGCGGCGCGAGATTGGCGCGAGCGGCAAAGGCAGAGTGTTTGTGAACAATCAGCCGGCAACGGTGAACGTGCTGCGGCAGCTGGCTCCAGAGCTGGCGCTGGTGCATGCGCAAAGCGAGACGCTGGTGGCGTTCGACGCGGCGCAGCAACGGTTGTTGCTGGACCGGTTTGCGGATTTGAGTACGGATGAGGTGAGCGCTGGCTTCGCGAAGTGGCGCGAGGTGCGGGAGCGAATCGAGGAGTTGCGGGCGGCGGAGGCGGACCGACTGAGGCTGGTAGACCTGTGGAGCTTTCAGGCGCGGGAGATTGAGTCGGCCGGCATCGTGGATGCGGAGGAGGATGCGCGGCTGGAGACAGAGAAGCGCGTCCTCGCGAATGCGGAGCGGCTGTTTACGGGCGCGAATGCGGCGTTGGACTTGCTGTACGAGGCGGAGGTTTCGGCGGAGTCGCTGGTGGGCGGAGCGCTGAAGCATGTGGAGGACCTGGCTCGGTTCGATGAACGGTTTCGAGAGACTGCAGTGTCGCTGAATGCGGCCAAGGCGAGTGTGGAGGATGCGGCGGCGACGTTGCGGGATTTTGCGGGGCAGGTTACGGCGTCGCCCGAGAGACTGGGCGAGATTGAGGACCGGCTGGCTGCGCTGGAACGGCTGAAGCGCAAGTACGGGCCGGGATTGGCGCAGGTGGTTGCGTTTGGCGAAGAGGTGAAGGGCAAGCTGGATGAGCTGGAGAATCGCGAGGCTCGGCTGAAGGAGCTGGAAGTTGAGCTTGGCGCCGCGGCGAAGAGTTATCGCGAAGCCGCGCGGAGATTGAGCGAGCAGCGAGTTGCGGCGGGGAAGAAGCTCGCGAAGCTGGCGGAGAAGCAGATCAACGAGCTGGCGATGAACGTGCGGTTCACGTTTGACGTGACGCCGGAGGAGGCGGAGCAAAGCTGGAGCGCGAGTGGATGGGACCGCGTGGAAGCGAGGATTGCGACGAATCCGGGTGAGCCGATGAAGCCGCTGGATGAGATTGCATCGGGCGGTGAGATGAGCCGCGTGATGCTGGCGCTCAAGGTCGCGGTGGAGGATGGAGCTGCCGGCGGTAAGAAGCGGAAGACTGTTCTGCCGCGGACGCTGGTGTTTGATGAAATCGATATCGGGATCGGTGGGCGCGCGGCGGAGGCGGTGGGCCAGAAGCTGAAGGCGCTGGCGCGCGGGCAGCAGGTGTTGTGCATTACGCATTTGCCGCAGATTGCGGCCTTTGCGGACCAGCACTTTTTGATTGAGAAGACGGAGCATCGTGGAAGGACGCAGACGGGCGTGCGGCGGATGGAGCAAAGCGAGCGCGTGGAGGAGATTGCGCGGATGCTGTCGGGTGCGAGCCTGACGGAGACGTCGAGGCGGCACGCGGAGCAGATGCTGGCGCAGAGCCGGTAA
- the shc gene encoding squalene--hopene cyclase, whose translation MNTSPRETKGAAQPRFGRLDLAMDRVRDGIKRSVDWVLGQQHEDGYWCGELEADSMLESDYIFMHTLLGTGDPGKLQRATNEILRHQNEDGGWSLYPGGPSNVNYGVKCYLALKLMGYRADHPVMVRARENVLEQGGVVNCNTFTKIYLCALGQYDYDAVPAVPPEIVLFPKWFYFNIYEISAWSRAILVPLSVIYATKPFKKLPDEQGIDELFVGGRENSNLHLRWDRKHWISWRNFFLLTDRMTHWFERVHVRPLRKVAIKRAEKWMLDHFERSDGLGAIYPAMLNAIVALRCLGYGFDDPQMIRAMDEFEKLGIDCPNGQPGYPTPTFRMVPCFSPVWDTAQVLSTLGECGISRTDARLVKAADWLLSKEIRHQGDWSHNAKVADPSCWCFFFNNDHQPDVDDTGEVLLALKAVDNPRERYQYEVTQRAIEWVFAMQCKNGGWASFDKDNTKKIFESIPFADHNAMIDPPTVDITGRLLEMLASYGYTRRDKRVEKAVQFILREQEPDGSWFGRWGVNYLYGTFLVLRGLQAMEYSYLEPAVQQAAEWIRMVQNSDGGWGETCGTYDDPSQRGVGPSTPSQTAWALLGLLAANDTRSDSVAKGIRWLIERQHEDGSWDELMPGRNGESYYTGTGFPRVFYLGYHLYKQYFPLLALTTYEKAMAKEQDEEAAA comes from the coding sequence ATGAACACATCTCCAAGAGAGACGAAGGGGGCGGCGCAGCCGAGATTCGGCCGCCTCGACCTCGCGATGGATCGTGTGCGCGATGGCATCAAGCGCTCGGTGGACTGGGTCCTGGGGCAGCAGCACGAGGACGGCTATTGGTGCGGCGAACTTGAGGCCGACTCGATGCTGGAGTCGGACTACATCTTCATGCATACGCTGCTGGGAACGGGAGATCCAGGCAAGTTGCAGCGCGCAACGAACGAGATTCTGCGCCACCAGAATGAGGATGGCGGATGGAGCTTGTATCCGGGCGGCCCGTCGAATGTGAACTACGGCGTGAAGTGCTATCTCGCGCTGAAGCTGATGGGCTACAGGGCCGATCATCCGGTGATGGTGAGGGCGCGCGAAAACGTGCTGGAGCAGGGTGGCGTGGTGAACTGCAATACGTTCACCAAGATTTACCTGTGCGCGCTCGGCCAGTATGACTATGACGCGGTGCCGGCGGTTCCGCCGGAGATCGTGCTGTTTCCGAAGTGGTTCTACTTCAATATTTACGAGATCAGCGCGTGGTCGCGCGCGATCCTCGTGCCGCTGTCGGTGATTTATGCGACGAAGCCGTTCAAGAAGCTGCCGGACGAGCAGGGGATTGATGAGCTCTTTGTTGGTGGGCGCGAGAATTCCAACCTGCATCTGCGCTGGGACCGCAAGCACTGGATTTCGTGGCGGAACTTCTTCCTTCTTACGGATCGAATGACGCATTGGTTTGAGCGGGTGCATGTGCGGCCGCTGCGCAAGGTGGCAATCAAGCGCGCAGAGAAGTGGATGCTCGACCACTTTGAGCGCTCGGATGGATTAGGAGCGATCTATCCTGCGATGCTGAACGCGATCGTGGCATTGCGGTGCCTGGGGTATGGGTTCGATGACCCGCAGATGATCCGCGCGATGGACGAGTTTGAGAAGCTGGGGATCGATTGTCCGAATGGCCAGCCCGGGTATCCGACGCCGACGTTCCGGATGGTTCCGTGCTTCTCGCCGGTTTGGGATACGGCGCAGGTGCTGTCGACGCTGGGTGAGTGCGGAATTTCGCGGACGGACGCGCGGCTGGTGAAGGCGGCGGACTGGCTGCTGTCGAAAGAGATTCGACACCAGGGCGACTGGTCGCACAATGCAAAGGTCGCGGACCCGAGTTGCTGGTGCTTTTTCTTCAACAATGACCATCAGCCAGATGTGGACGATACCGGCGAGGTGCTACTGGCGCTGAAGGCAGTGGACAATCCGCGCGAGCGCTATCAATACGAGGTGACACAGCGCGCGATTGAGTGGGTGTTTGCGATGCAGTGCAAGAACGGCGGATGGGCGTCGTTCGACAAGGACAACACGAAGAAGATTTTTGAGTCGATTCCGTTTGCCGACCACAACGCGATGATCGACCCGCCGACGGTGGACATCACGGGCCGGTTGCTGGAGATGCTGGCGAGCTATGGCTACACGCGGCGGGACAAGCGCGTAGAGAAGGCCGTGCAGTTCATTCTCCGCGAGCAGGAGCCGGATGGAAGCTGGTTCGGGCGCTGGGGTGTGAACTATCTGTACGGGACGTTCCTTGTGCTCCGCGGGCTGCAGGCGATGGAGTACAGCTACCTGGAGCCGGCGGTGCAGCAGGCAGCAGAGTGGATTCGGATGGTGCAGAATTCGGACGGCGGCTGGGGCGAGACGTGCGGAACGTACGACGATCCGTCACAGCGCGGTGTGGGACCGTCTACTCCGAGCCAGACGGCGTGGGCGCTGTTGGGGCTGCTGGCTGCCAATGACACGCGATCGGATTCGGTGGCGAAGGGCATTCGCTGGCTGATCGAGCGGCAGCATGAGGATGGGAGCTGGGATGAACTGATGCCCGGCCGTAACGGTGAAAGCTATTACACGGGTACAGGGTTTCCGCGGGTGTTTTACCTGGGATATCACCTGTACAAGCAGTACTTCCCGCTGCTGGCGCTGACGACATATGAGAAGGCGATGGCGAAGGAACAGGACGAGGAAGCGGCCGCGTAG